In Drosophila innubila isolate TH190305 chromosome 2L unlocalized genomic scaffold, UK_Dinn_1.0 5_B_2L, whole genome shotgun sequence, a single window of DNA contains:
- the LOC117782589 gene encoding uncharacterized protein LOC117782589 has protein sequence MNAQLFYGSLQYVNEIDDPFQSDDDSIADSEDEVVENQKIQEEDVYISETDESSSDDICEKPCTSKAKPKTVPRKKTEAQIWKAGHLPPYLNETFPFQGNTNLSTCINELETPADFFNFFFNDDLMNFLVDQSNLYALQVDINKPAGITRNEVDQFIGMVIYMSLVQLPSSSNAYMHTEPYMANSGIS, from the exons ATGAATGCACAATTATTTTACGGTAGTTTGCAATACGTGAACGAAATCGATGATCCGTTTCAAAGTGATGATGACAGCATAGCCGATTCCGAAGACGAAGttgttgaaaatcaaaaaatccaAGAGGAAGATGTTTATATTTCGGAGACCGATGAGAGTAGTTCCGATGACATCTGTGAAAAGCCGTGCACTTCTAAAGCAAAGCCAAAGACAGTGCCAAGAAAAAAGACAGAAGCACAGATATGGAAAGCTGGTCACTTACCACCGTATTTGAATGAGACCTTTCCATTTCAAGGAAATACCAATCTTTCAACTTGTATCAATGAACTGGAGACACCGGcagacttttttaatttttttttcaacgaCGATCTGATGAATTTCTTGGTTGATCAGTCAAATCTATATGCACTCCAAGTTGATATAAATAAGCCAGCTGGTATTACTCGAAATGAAGTAGATCAATTTATAGGCATGGTCATATACATGTCGTTGGTACAATTACCATCTTC AAGTAatgcatacatgcatacagaGCCATATATGGCAAACTCTGGAATCAGCTGA